Proteins found in one Primulina eburnea isolate SZY01 chromosome 16, ASM2296580v1, whole genome shotgun sequence genomic segment:
- the LOC140816799 gene encoding uncharacterized protein, which translates to MVVKMMNWRPSFKKFVANITVHQLTGLKSSPQPQDPPRFSVEIKWKGSKGNALTSLRRSVRRNFTKEEIIREEDGVVEWNEEFQNVCNLSICKDGVFHPWEVSFTVFNGSKQDSKNRASIFATASLNLADFATTATKHGSELNVPLAICGDTVCSITSLSLSIFLLELKNLEETSETTSRSMFLFPRSPCYGDVISKDKEELPDLRTGSKKANTFNGMFAQRGKRTGHEEEVSDGRSSSKSEDIEFTFPLQTESSDDSDERESKDVKDVSFVRKSFSYGTLAHANHAGVSKYSNTSSSEDEDWIYFSHRNSDVGQVYSGDSDASKPDKSPPHGFKNRLLPWRKRKLSFRSPKVKGEPLLKNYYGEEGGDDIDFDRRQLGSSDETTFEEQKTEEDSVADQPSSCVFGEDNFAVGVWEDKEIVSRDGLKKLKTRVFFASIDQRSERAAGESACTALVAVIADWLQSNHDEMPIKSQLDSLIREGSLEWRNLCENETYQERFPDKHFDLETVLEAEVRPLSVVPEKSFVGFFRPDGLEDKGFDFLQGAMSFDSIWDEICICASKNDTSSNDPLLYIISWNDHFFVLKIEHDCFYVIDTLGERLFEGCNQAFILKFDKDTTIYQIEKEARKKSDEKSEKDDDAPRNDDDEESSMLCMGKDSCKEYIKSFLAAIPIRELEDDLKKGLVASTSIHHRLQIEFHFTRCLPILKTESPPVLSLAPTESDES; encoded by the exons ATGGTGGTGAAGATGATGAACTGGAGGCCCTCGTTCAAGAAATTCGTAGCCAATATTACGGTTCATCAACTCACAGGCCTCAAATCATCACCACAACCCCAAGATCCTCCGAGATTTTCAGTTGAAATAAAGTGGAAAGGTTCAAAGGGAAATGCTTTGACTTCATTGAGAAGAAGCGTGAGGAGGAATTTCACAAAAGAGGAGATAATAAGAGAAGAAGATGGGGTTGTTGAGTGGAATGAGGAGTTTCAAAATGTTTGCAATTTGTCCATTTGCAAGGATGGTGTCTTTCATCCGTGGGAGGTTTCGTTTACAGTTTTCAAT GGTTCAAAACAGGATTCAAAGAACAGGGCCTCTATTTTCGCCACTGCATCTCTGAACCTTGCTGACTTTGCCACTACAGCTACAAAACATGGCAGTGAACTTAACGTCCCTCTGGCGATATGCGGTGACACGGTTTGCAGTATTACATCTCTTTCG CTGTCAATTTTCCTTTTAGAATTGAAAAATCTCGAGGAAACTTCTGAAACGACCTCGAGATCGATGTTTTTGTTTCCTCGATCCCCTTGTTATGGAGATGTAATTTCAAAGGACAAAGAGGAGCTACCTGATCTTAGGACGGGTTCAAAAAAAGCAAATACCTTTAACGGGATGTTCGCACAAAGAGGTAAAAGGACCGGTCATGAAGAGGAAGTCAGTGATGGAAGGAGCTCGAGTAAAAGCGAGGACATCGAGTTTACTTTCCCACTTCAAACTGAATCATCCGATGACTCCGATGAAAGGGAATCTAAGGACGTAAAAGATGTCTCATTTGTTCGAAAATCGTTCAGCTATGGAACATTGGCCCATGCAAATCATGCTGGTGTTTCAAAATACTCGAACACAAGCAGTAGTGAGGATGAGGACTGGATTTACTTTAGCCATCGTAACTCAGACGTGGGGCAAGTATATTCCGGGGATTCTGATGCATCGAAGCCAGATAAGTCACCGCCACATGGTTTCAAGAACAGGCTTCTACCCTGGAGGAAAAGAAAGCTAAGCTTCAGATCCCCAAAAGTTAAAGGAGAGCCATTGTTGAAAAATTATTATGGAGAGGAAGGAGGAGATGACATTGATTTTGATCGTCgacaacttggctcttcggaTGAAACCACTTTTGAG GAGCAAAAAACTGAAGAAGATTCAGTTGCTGATCAGCCATCCTCGTGTGTATTTGGAGAAGACAATTTTGCTGTTGGTGTATGGGAGGATAAGGAGATCGTCAGCCGCGATGGATTAAAGAAGTTGAAAACTCGAGTTTTCTTTGCTTCAATTGACCAGAGGAGCGAACGAGCAGCTGGTGAAAGTGCATGCACAGCCCTCGTAGCAGTGATTGCCGACTGGTTACAGTCCAACCACGATGAAATGCCGATTAAATCCCAACTCGACAGCCTGATCCGTGAAGGTTCACTCGAGTGGAGGAATCTCTGTGAGAATGAGACTTATCAAGAAAGGTTCCCCGACAAGCATTTTGATCTCGAGACAGTCCTCGAGGCTGAAGTTCGCCCACTTTCCGTTGTACCCGAAAAATCCTTTGTCGGGTTTTTCCGCCCGGATGGACTAGAGGACAAAGGGTTTGATTTCCTCCAAGGGGCAATGTCGTTTGACAGCATATGGGACGAGATATGCATTTGTGCCTCAAAAAACGACACTTCCTCCAACGACCCCTTGCTCTATATCATCAGTTGGAACGACCATTTCTTTGTACTGAAGATTGAACACGATTGTTTCTACGTCATCGACACTCTGGGCGAGAGGCTTTTCGAGGGCTGCAACCAAGCCTTTATCTTGAAGTTTGATAAAGATACAACTATATATCAGATTGAAAAGGAGGCCCGTAAAAAATCAGATGAAAAATCCGAAAAAGACGATGATGCTCCAAGAAACGACGATGACGAGGAATCATCGATGTTATGTATGGGTAAAGATTCGTGCAAAGAGTACATCAAGAGCTTCTTGGCTGCTATTCCGATCAGGGAGCTGGAAGATGATCTGAAAAAGGGATTGGTTGCATCGACGAGCATTCATCACCGGCTGCAAATCGAATTCCATTTCACTAGGTGCTTGCCAATACTAAAAACAGAATCACCACCAGTGTTATCATTAGCACCAACTGAATCTGATGAATCTTAA